The following proteins come from a genomic window of Daphnia carinata strain CSIRO-1 chromosome 6, CSIRO_AGI_Dcar_HiC_V3, whole genome shotgun sequence:
- the LOC130702105 gene encoding uncharacterized protein LOC130702105, whose protein sequence is MKLLLVFLVSLFVIGIFCEDKASSWNEYKRLHNKDYNEKLDAGKQENVRKAIFFQRDAKIKVHNSRKFSFRLGHNEFSDRTDKELAVLLGIKSPPSPKLQKSMTVFPKRQTRLPDILNYRHSYCLPPIKRQGSCGSCWAFTAITPLEFDRCRKKRSYSILSEQQLVDCDTNSTNYGCQGGWYVTAWSYIQAVNGSATGFCYPYEGTRNTCKFCPECKSMVGAKVSSFGYVQSKNATAMQLALQEYGPLATAMAVVGSFYYYTDGVYDDEACDNLPVNHGVVIVGYGRFNDTIDHWVVRNTWGTTWGDQGYILIQRGVNKCSIETYPAFVVSL, encoded by the exons atgaaattgttgCTCGTCTTTCTTGTTTCGCTTTTCGTAATTGGTATCTTCTGCGAAGATAAGGCTTCTAGTTGGAATGAATACAAG AGGTTGCACAACAAAGATTACAACGAGAAACTTGATGctggaaaacaagaaaatgtacgTAAGGCAATTTTCTTCCAAAGAGATGCAAAAATTAAAGTACACAATAGCAGAAAATTTTCCTTTCGACTTGGACACAACGAATTCTCTGACAGG ACGGACAAAGAATTGGCTGTATTGCTTGGTATCAAATCACCTCCTAGTCCTAAATTGCAGAAGTCGATGACCGTTTTCCCAAAACGCCAGACACGTCTACCTGATATC CTGAATTACCGTCACAGCTACTGCTTGCCGCCAATAAAAAGGCAAGGATCG tGCGGAAGTTGCTGGGCTTTTACAGCTATAACCCCACTCGAGTTTGACAgatgtaggaaaaaaagatcttACTCTATTCTGAG TGAGCAGCAATTAGTCGACTGTGATACTAATAGCACTAATTATGGCTGCCAAGGTGGTTGGTATGTGACAGCATGGTCTTACATACAAGCAGTTAATGGATCTGCAACAGGATTTTGTTACCCCTATGAGGGTACT AGAAACACATGCAAATTCTGTCCAGAATGCAAGTCAATGGTAGGAGCCAAAGTCTCTTCATTTGGATATGTTCAAAGCAAGAATGCCACTGCTATGCAACTTGCCCTTCAGGAATATGGTCCACTTGCAACTGCAATGGCCGTCGTTGGCAGTTTTTACTACTACAC TGATGGCGTGTACGATGATGAGGCTTGTGATAATTTACCTGTCAACCACGGTGTTGTCATTGTCGGTTATGGGAGGTTCAACGACACAATCGATCACTGGGTCGTTCGCAATACGTGGGGAACCACTTGGGGAGATCAAGGCTACATTCTGATACAGCGTGGTGTCAACAAATGCAGCATTGAAACATATCCAgcttttgttgtttcccttTAA
- the LOC130702104 gene encoding uncharacterized protein LOC130702104 encodes MKFLDVIVVFAMAVSVIDGQSDDEAWNEYKKEHGKNYWFYIDGGLRDRMRKRIFLYRNAEIKRHNSGKFSTYTQAHNYFSDMRPSEWQRYLGANPTKIPSNIFSEETNTIDTQRRQSLPENLDYRNDPCMPEVKNQAACGSCWAFAATNPLEFAHCKKSNAPVILSEKQLVDCDRVNAGCNGGWYTDAWDYIEKAGGSAQTSLYARYNARRGICRFRKRMIGAKVSSFSYVKANDVVAMQEAMQTYGPLAVAMTVVNSFASYGSGIYDDAACDNREVNHAVVLVGWDTVDGVDYWIGRNSWGPKWGENGYFRIKRGVNKCKIENYAAYVVPV; translated from the exons ATGAAGTTTCTGGATGTGATTGTTGTTTTCGCGATGGCCGTCAGCGTGATTGATGGCCAATCTGACGACGAAGCCTGGAACGAATACAAA AAAGAGCATGGAAAAAATTACTGGTTCTATATCGACGGTGGGCTACGAGACAGAATGCGCAAGCGCATTTTTCTCTACAGAAATGCGGAAATCAAACGGCACAATAGCGGGAAATTCTCAACATACACTCAAGCGCACAACTACTTCTCAGACATG aggCCATCGGAATGGCAAAGGTATCTCGGCGCTAACCCAACCAAGATCCcttccaacattttttcgGAGGAAACAAACACCATTGACACACAAAGACGACAGTCTCTTCCCGAGAAC CTCGACTATAGAAACGACCCTTGTATGCCGGAAGTGAAAAACCAAGCAGCG tGTGGAAGTTGTTGGGCTTTCGCTGCTACCAATCCGCTGGAATTTGCCCACTGCAAGAAATCGAATGCCCCAGTTATTTTAag TGAGAAACAGCTGGTCGATTGCGACAGAGTTAACGCCGGATGCAACGGCGGATGGTACACGGACGCATGGGACTACATCGAAAAAGCCGGAGGATCTGCGCAAACGTCGCTGTACGCCCGCTACAATGCCCGA AGAGGCATTTGCAGATTCAGAAAAAGGATGATTGGCGCAAAGGTGTCGTCATTCAGCTACGTTAAAGCGAATGACGTTGTGGCTATGCAAGAGGCTATGCAGACATATGGTCCCCTCGCAGTTGCCATGACCGTGGTCAACTCCTTCGCGTCCTACGG GAGCGGAATATACGACGATGCGGCGTGCGATAACAGAGAAGTCAATCACGCGGTTGTTCTTGTCGGTTGGGACACGGTCGACGGGGTGGACTACTGGATCGGTCGCAACTCGTGGGGACCCAAATGGGGAGAAAATGGCTACTTCAGGATCAAACGTGGTGTCAACAAatgtaaaattgaaaattacgCCGCCTACGTTGTGCCAGTTTAG
- the LOC130702458 gene encoding uncharacterized protein LOC130702458 yields MKFISVLAGFAMTLTVIYCSADSDAWENYKKKHGKDYNIAADGGKQDAMRKELFLDKTRIIEQHNSEKFTSFKQEINKFSDLLPAEMAKYLGVKASLAPPISMMGSMSSDLYNHRRPPNARKMQFNCNNVLAQCGSCWAFAAITPLEFAKCMKFGRPVRLSEQQLVDCDKLNGGCDGGWYTLAWISIWRAWGSAHESFYPYNAQKNTCSYSWFMARANVFTYRYVPANNMLAMQQAIQKYGPIATAFTAVDPFSSYADGVYDDSACDTQPVNHAVVIVGWDTLNGVDYWIARNSWGPNWGKNGYIYVQRGVNKCNIESYPAYVLAF; encoded by the exons ATGAAGTTCATTAGTGTGTTGGCTGGTTTCGCAATGACTCTAACTGTCATCTACTGTTCTGCTGATTCTGACGCTTGGGAGAACTACAAG AAAAAACACGGGAAGGATTACAACATAGCCGCGGATGGTGGGAAGCAGGATGCAATGCGTAAGGAATTGTTTCTCGACAAAACTCGGATAATCGAACAACACAACAGTGAAAAATTTACGTCATTCAAGCAAGAAATCAACAAATTTTCTGATTTG TTGCCGGCAGAAATGGCGAAATACCTCGGCGTCAAAGCTTCTCTTGCTCCCCCCATTTCGATGATGGGCTCTATGAGCAGCGATCTGTACAATCACAGGCGACCTCCTAATGCC AGAAAAATGCAATTTAATTGTAATAATGTACTTGCACAGTGCGGAAGTTGCTGGGCATTCGCTGCCATCACTCCGCTCGAATTTGCTAAATGTATGAAATTTGGACGACCGGTTCGTTTGAG TGAGCAGCAACTTGTCGATTGCGACAAACTCAATGGCGGATGCGACGGCGGTTGGTACACCTTGGCTTGGATTTCCATTTGGAGGGCATGGGGATCTGCTCACGAATCGTTTTACCCTTACAACGCCCAG AAAAACACGTGCTCATATTCTTGGTTCATGGCGCGTGCCAACGTGTTCACGTATCGCTACGTTCCGGCCAACAACATGTTGGCTATGCAGCAAGCTATTCAGAAGTACGGACCTATTGCAACAGCTTTCACAGCTGTCGATCCATTCAGTTCTTACGC GGATGGCGTATACGACGACAGCGCGTGTGATACGCAGCCTGTTAATCACGCAGTCGTCATCGTCGGCTGGGACACGCTCAACGGAGTGGACTATTGGATTGCACGCAATTCGTGGGGCCCCAATTGGGGCAAAAACGGATACATTTACGTGCAACGCggcgtcaacaaatgcaacaTTGAAAGTTATCCTGCTTATGTTTTGGCGTTCTGA